The Streptomyces sp. NBC_01689 genome includes a window with the following:
- a CDS encoding NYN domain-containing protein has protein sequence MDRCIVLVDAGYLLGAAASLLAGEPSRSRITVDHGALIQGLRERAESDTERPLLRIYWFDGAPDRVPQPEHRRLRVMPRVTVRLGALTRSDGRWAQKGVDAAMHAELTELARNRACSDVVLVTGDGDLLPGMMAAKEHGVAVHLWAVQAADGDYNQSEDLVAEADERRVLDRAWITKAVRAKEIGGICAPPPAPRPEIAAILSAPLPDPSLAGSAERPAQDVEHGSAAESQNGAEERVPAPKGVPTPKDLAALRAPGVQAVQPPTSATLRWSSDKGWIERPGGTAESAEAAALPTLAQLTSAEQRWADREEDITTVGGDPYEVGQVFARRWMGRLTDQSHLQKLSAMYPRVPHRVDGELLRYAARFGLLAHKDDQIDEHDRYAIRAGFWREIDVRTAAEHASAGE, from the coding sequence GTGGACCGCTGCATCGTCTTGGTGGACGCCGGGTATCTGCTCGGTGCTGCCGCCAGCCTCCTGGCCGGGGAGCCCTCGAGATCCCGGATCACCGTCGACCACGGCGCCCTCATCCAGGGGCTGCGCGAGCGGGCCGAATCCGACACGGAGCGGCCCCTGCTGCGCATCTACTGGTTCGACGGCGCCCCCGACCGCGTACCGCAGCCGGAGCACCGCAGGCTCAGGGTGATGCCCCGGGTGACGGTACGCCTCGGCGCGCTCACCCGCAGTGACGGGCGCTGGGCACAGAAGGGCGTCGACGCCGCCATGCACGCCGAGCTCACCGAGCTCGCCCGCAACCGCGCCTGCTCCGACGTGGTCCTGGTGACCGGCGACGGGGATCTGCTGCCGGGCATGATGGCCGCCAAGGAGCACGGGGTCGCCGTGCACCTGTGGGCCGTGCAGGCCGCGGACGGGGACTACAACCAGTCCGAGGACCTGGTCGCCGAGGCCGACGAGCGCCGCGTGCTGGACCGGGCCTGGATCACCAAGGCCGTCCGGGCCAAGGAGATCGGCGGGATCTGCGCCCCGCCGCCCGCGCCGCGTCCCGAGATCGCGGCGATCCTCTCCGCGCCGCTGCCCGACCCCTCGCTGGCCGGCTCCGCCGAGCGCCCCGCCCAGGACGTGGAGCACGGGTCGGCCGCCGAGTCGCAGAACGGCGCTGAGGAGCGCGTTCCCGCCCCCAAGGGCGTCCCCACCCCCAAGGACCTCGCCGCACTGCGCGCGCCCGGTGTCCAGGCCGTCCAGCCCCCCACCAGCGCCACCCTGCGCTGGTCCTCCGACAAGGGGTGGATCGAGCGGCCGGGCGGCACCGCGGAGTCCGCCGAGGCCGCCGCGCTGCCCACGCTCGCCCAGCTCACCTCCGCCGAGCAGCGCTGGGCCGACCGGGAGGAGGACATCACCACCGTCGGCGGCGACCCGTACGAGGTCGGACAGGTCTTCGCGCGCCGCTGGATGGGGCGGCTCACGGACCAGAGCCATCTGCAGAAGCTGTCCGCGATGTATCCGCGCGTCCCGCACCGCGTCGACGGCGAGCTGCTGCGCTACGCCGCGCGGTTCGGCCTGCTCGCGCACAAGGACGACCAGATCGACGAGCACGACCGGTATGCCATCCGGGCCGGTTTCTGGCGCGAGATCGACGTGCGCACGGCCGCGGAGCACGCTTCCGCCGGGGAGTGA
- a CDS encoding ABC transporter ATP-binding protein yields the protein MCAVRGLTKTYPAVRGRRGAPGTPEVRATDGVRLDIRRGEIFGLLGPNGAGKSTLVRQLTGLMRPDKGSVEILGHDIVRHPERAARILAYLGQESTALDELTVSLAAETTARLRGLELRDARAERDAVLDELGLTPLASRPLKKLSGGQRRLACVATALVGERPLLVLDEPTTGMDPVARRAVWAAVDRRRAERGTTVLLVTHNVIEAETVLDRVAVLDHGRVIACDTPAGLKERVAGEVRVELVWRENAPLHVPEVAALRSRAVESGRRWTLRLAPEEARAAVATVTGGAAFAALDDFTLATPSLEDVYLALGGDTQGLVKA from the coding sequence GTGTGCGCCGTGCGCGGGCTGACCAAGACGTACCCCGCCGTCCGCGGACGGCGGGGCGCCCCCGGCACGCCCGAGGTGCGGGCCACGGACGGGGTGCGGCTGGACATCCGGCGCGGCGAGATCTTCGGACTGCTCGGACCGAACGGTGCCGGCAAGTCCACCCTGGTACGCCAGCTCACCGGGCTCATGCGGCCCGACAAGGGCAGCGTGGAGATCCTCGGGCACGACATCGTGCGCCATCCCGAGCGGGCGGCGCGGATCCTCGCCTACCTCGGACAGGAGTCCACGGCGCTCGACGAGCTGACCGTGTCGCTGGCTGCGGAGACGACCGCGCGGCTGCGCGGGCTGGAGCTGCGTGACGCACGGGCCGAGCGGGACGCCGTCCTCGACGAGCTGGGCCTGACCCCGCTGGCCTCCCGCCCCCTGAAGAAGCTGTCGGGCGGACAGCGCCGGCTGGCCTGTGTCGCCACCGCCCTGGTCGGGGAGCGGCCGCTGCTGGTCCTCGACGAGCCGACCACCGGCATGGACCCCGTCGCCCGGCGGGCCGTGTGGGCCGCCGTCGACCGGCGCCGGGCCGAGCGCGGCACGACCGTGCTGCTGGTCACCCACAACGTCATCGAGGCCGAGACCGTCCTCGACCGGGTCGCCGTCCTCGACCACGGCCGCGTCATCGCCTGCGACACCCCGGCCGGCCTGAAGGAGCGGGTCGCGGGCGAGGTCCGGGTCGAACTCGTCTGGCGGGAGAACGCCCCGCTGCACGTGCCCGAGGTCGCCGCGCTGCGCTCCCGGGCCGTCGAGTCGGGCCGCCGCTGGACCCTGCGGCTCGCCCCCGAGGAGGCCCGGGCGGCGGTCGCCACGGTCACCGGCGGCGCCGCCTTCGCCGCCCTCGACGACTTCACCCTGGCCACGCCGAGCCTGGAGGACGTGTACCTGGCGCTCGGCGGCGACACGCAGGGACTGGTGAAGGCATGA
- a CDS encoding ABC transporter permease: protein MSVVPAEVLPGSALSVAEEIGDAVELGPRARLWPSLAAVYRAQLSRARVARIPLLFVATFQSVGIMILMRGVVDGGGEARAVVAGASVLVVAFVALNLLAQYFGHLRAGGGLDHYATLPVPPAAVVLGAAGAYASFTVPGTVATAVFGCVLFGLPMAHLWVLVAVIPLAGAALAGLGAALGLLAPRPELATLLGQLGMSAALLLGVLPADRLPTVVQYGRDLLPSTYGVEAFARTFGPHPDWTFVLGDLAVCAGVGVASLAVATWAYRRAAVR from the coding sequence GTGAGTGTCGTACCCGCCGAGGTGCTGCCGGGCAGCGCGCTGTCCGTGGCCGAGGAGATCGGTGACGCCGTGGAACTGGGGCCGAGGGCCCGGCTGTGGCCCTCCCTCGCCGCCGTGTACCGGGCGCAGCTGTCCCGGGCACGGGTGGCCCGGATCCCGCTGCTGTTCGTGGCCACCTTCCAGTCCGTCGGGATCATGATCCTGATGCGGGGCGTGGTGGACGGCGGGGGCGAGGCACGGGCCGTGGTGGCCGGGGCGTCGGTCCTGGTGGTCGCCTTCGTCGCGCTGAACCTCCTCGCCCAGTACTTCGGGCACCTGCGGGCCGGCGGCGGCCTCGACCACTACGCCACGCTGCCGGTGCCCCCGGCGGCCGTGGTCCTCGGCGCGGCGGGCGCGTACGCGTCCTTCACCGTGCCCGGGACCGTCGCCACCGCCGTCTTCGGCTGTGTGCTCTTCGGGCTCCCGATGGCCCATCTGTGGGTGCTCGTCGCGGTGATCCCGCTGGCCGGCGCGGCGCTCGCCGGGCTGGGGGCGGCCCTCGGGCTGCTCGCGCCGCGGCCCGAACTCGCGACGCTGCTCGGGCAGCTCGGCATGTCCGCCGCGCTGCTGCTGGGGGTGCTGCCGGCCGACCGGCTGCCGACGGTCGTGCAGTACGGGCGTGACCTGCTGCCCTCGACGTACGGCGTCGAGGCGTTCGCGCGCACGTTCGGGCCGCATCCGGACTGGACCTTCGTCCTCGGTGATCTCGCCGTCTGCGCCGGTGTCGGGGTCGCCTCGCTGGCCGTGGCGACCTGGGCGTACCGCCGGGCGGCCGTCCGGTGA
- a CDS encoding AAA family ATPase codes for MTAPLTPPPPPHHQPSDDAHGWQAPPAGGAAGPAGYGKDGPGTRAELLEAAVVTVAVALAGVLLGVLWWWLAPHVPLVADDTAVYLKDTEGEQAIGVDGTFTLLALAFGVVSAAVVFLVRRRGGVPLVVGLAVGGLLGSVLAWRLGVYLGPTQNVVAHAKAVGKGVTFSAPLKLGAKGALLAWSLGALVVHLGLTALFGPRDPDPYESPYPGFPAGPPAS; via the coding sequence GTGACCGCACCGCTGACTCCGCCTCCGCCGCCGCACCACCAGCCCTCGGACGACGCCCACGGGTGGCAGGCGCCGCCCGCCGGTGGCGCCGCCGGGCCCGCCGGGTACGGGAAGGACGGGCCCGGGACGAGGGCCGAACTGCTGGAGGCCGCCGTCGTCACGGTGGCGGTGGCGCTCGCGGGGGTGCTGCTCGGGGTGCTGTGGTGGTGGCTGGCGCCGCACGTGCCGCTGGTCGCGGACGACACCGCGGTGTACCTGAAGGACACCGAGGGGGAGCAGGCCATCGGGGTGGACGGGACGTTCACGCTGCTGGCGCTCGCGTTCGGGGTGGTCAGCGCGGCCGTGGTGTTCCTGGTGCGGCGGCGTGGGGGTGTGCCGCTGGTCGTCGGGCTCGCGGTCGGGGGGCTGCTCGGGTCGGTGCTCGCGTGGCGGCTCGGGGTGTATCTGGGGCCCACGCAGAACGTGGTCGCCCATGCGAAGGCCGTGGGCAAGGGGGTGACGTTCTCGGCGCCGTTGAAGCTGGGGGCGAAGGGGGCGTTGCTGGCCTGGTCGTTGGGGGCGCTGGTGGTGCATCTCGGGTTGACCGCGTTGTTCGGGCCGCGGGATCCGGATCCGTACGAGAGTCCGTACCCGGGGTTCCCGGCGGGGCCTCCGGCGAGCTGA
- the ybaK gene encoding Cys-tRNA(Pro) deacylase, with the protein MAKKPKKQQQSGGTPATVALTAAGVPYTVHAYEHDPAHPSYGEEAAEAMGVSPDRVFKTLVADVDGALVVAVVPVAGSLDLKALATAVGGKRAAMADPAAAERTTGYVRGGISPLGQRKRLRTVLDASARLHETICVSAGRRGLEVELAPDDLAALTNAVRAPVARD; encoded by the coding sequence ATGGCCAAGAAGCCGAAGAAACAGCAGCAGTCCGGCGGCACGCCCGCGACCGTCGCCCTGACGGCGGCGGGCGTCCCGTACACCGTGCACGCCTACGAGCACGACCCCGCGCACCCCTCCTACGGCGAGGAGGCGGCCGAGGCGATGGGCGTCTCCCCCGACCGGGTCTTCAAGACCCTCGTCGCGGACGTGGACGGCGCCCTCGTCGTCGCGGTGGTCCCGGTCGCCGGCTCCCTGGACCTGAAGGCCCTGGCCACCGCGGTGGGCGGCAAGCGGGCCGCGATGGCCGACCCGGCGGCCGCCGAACGCACCACGGGGTACGTCCGAGGCGGCATCTCACCCCTCGGCCAGCGCAAGCGGCTCCGTACGGTGCTGGACGCGTCCGCGCGGCTGCACGAGACGATCTGTGTCTCGGCGGGACGGCGCGGCCTGGAGGTCGAACTGGCCCCCGACGACCTCGCCGCACTCACGAACGCGGTCCGCGCACCGGTCGCACGGGACTGA
- a CDS encoding LON peptidase substrate-binding domain-containing protein: MTTVRLPLFPLNSVLFPGLVLPLNIFEERYRAMMRDLLKTPEDEPRRFAVVAIRDGHEVATSGPGMPDQTAVPDRGPAAGFGDNPFLAFHEVGCIADAATIRERADGSFEVLATGTTRVRLLSVEASGAFLTAELEELPEDPGEEAGALAEGVLRAFRQYQKRLAGARERSLSTGADLPDEPAVVSYLVAAAAMLDIPAKQQLLQASDTASRLREELKLLRAETAIIRNLPSLPASDLTRGPTSLN, from the coding sequence GTGACCACCGTCCGGCTCCCCCTCTTCCCGCTGAACTCGGTACTGTTCCCGGGGCTCGTGCTTCCTCTGAACATCTTCGAGGAGCGCTATCGCGCCATGATGCGCGATCTGTTGAAGACCCCCGAGGACGAACCGCGCCGGTTCGCCGTCGTCGCGATCCGCGACGGGCACGAGGTCGCGACGAGCGGCCCCGGCATGCCGGACCAGACCGCCGTACCCGACCGCGGACCCGCGGCCGGCTTCGGCGACAACCCCTTCCTCGCCTTCCACGAGGTGGGCTGCATCGCGGACGCCGCGACCATCCGGGAGCGCGCCGACGGCAGCTTCGAGGTGCTGGCCACCGGCACCACCCGGGTCCGCCTGCTGTCCGTCGAGGCCTCCGGGGCGTTCCTCACGGCCGAGCTGGAGGAACTGCCGGAGGACCCCGGTGAGGAGGCGGGCGCACTCGCCGAGGGCGTGCTCCGCGCCTTCCGCCAGTATCAGAAGCGGCTCGCGGGCGCCCGCGAACGGTCCCTGTCCACGGGCGCCGACCTCCCGGACGAACCGGCGGTCGTCTCGTACCTGGTGGCGGCCGCCGCGATGCTCGACATCCCGGCCAAACAGCAGCTGCTCCAGGCCTCCGACACGGCCTCCCGCCTCCGCGAGGAGCTGAAACTCCTGCGCGCGGAGACCGCGATCATCCGTAACCTGCCGTCGTTGCCGGCGTCGGACCTGACGCGCGGCCCCACGAGCCTGAACTGA
- a CDS encoding oxidoreductase gives MTEGAGLRAGDLPDELTAAEAGMWQAFRNGSVYDLRDGDTAVDDPHGGHPWGPERSVRARIVAWLLLDGPPALQGRVASLKLTGVRIRDVLDLAGGTVVPYVELKGCRFEKEVLLPEARFTTVRLVDCSVPRLEAARVHTEGDLHLPRCRFHNGVRLTDAHIGTDLMLNQAVVYRDRRGRSITGDGMTVGQDLQAEMLESHGELSLRGATVGVSLSLRGSRLSNPYTRLALNAPQLTVNRTLYMTPAAVGAPWLTSGTTPARGTLVQRFECRGGIRLDDGRFGDAVDFERARFTFDDDQELSLLRVQTPELRFLGERPERGKVVLSGARIVNLVDRADSWPRPGNLHMGGFSYENLVPQGAFPLTRRLEWVAAATAEYSPEPYERLATVLRDSGEDEDAREVLLAKQRRRRETLPLAAKLWGYAQDWTVAYGYRPGRAALWMAVLWAATSIAFSHASHPPVDDGGHPPWNAALFALDLLLPVIDLGQVGVWQLRGGWQWLAAVVILLGWILATTVAAGATRLLRRS, from the coding sequence GTGACCGAGGGTGCCGGCCTCCGCGCCGGGGACCTGCCGGACGAACTGACCGCCGCCGAGGCCGGGATGTGGCAGGCCTTCCGCAACGGCAGCGTGTACGACCTGCGCGACGGGGACACCGCCGTGGACGATCCGCACGGCGGCCACCCCTGGGGTCCCGAGCGCAGCGTGCGGGCACGGATCGTGGCGTGGCTGCTGCTCGACGGGCCGCCGGCCCTGCAGGGCCGGGTCGCCTCGCTGAAGCTGACCGGCGTCCGGATCCGCGACGTCCTGGATCTCGCGGGCGGCACCGTGGTGCCGTACGTCGAGCTGAAGGGCTGCCGGTTCGAGAAGGAGGTCCTGCTGCCGGAGGCCCGCTTCACGACCGTGCGCCTGGTCGACTGCTCGGTGCCGCGCCTGGAGGCGGCCCGGGTGCACACGGAGGGCGACCTGCATCTGCCGCGCTGCCGCTTCCACAACGGCGTACGGCTGACCGACGCGCACATCGGCACCGACCTGATGCTCAACCAGGCCGTGGTCTACCGGGACCGGCGCGGCCGCTCGATCACCGGCGACGGGATGACGGTGGGGCAGGACCTGCAGGCGGAGATGCTGGAGTCGCACGGCGAGCTGAGCCTGCGCGGCGCGACCGTCGGCGTCTCCCTCAGCCTGCGCGGCAGCAGGCTGAGCAATCCGTACACCCGGCTCGCCCTGAACGCGCCCCAGCTGACCGTCAACCGCACGCTGTACATGACACCCGCGGCGGTCGGAGCGCCCTGGCTGACCAGCGGCACCACCCCGGCGCGCGGCACGCTGGTGCAGCGGTTCGAGTGCCGGGGCGGGATACGGCTGGACGACGGGCGGTTCGGAGACGCGGTCGACTTCGAGCGGGCCCGCTTCACCTTCGACGACGACCAGGAGCTGTCGCTGCTGCGGGTGCAGACACCGGAACTGCGCTTTCTCGGGGAGCGGCCCGAGCGGGGCAAGGTCGTCCTGTCCGGCGCGCGGATCGTCAATCTGGTCGACCGGGCGGACAGCTGGCCCCGGCCGGGCAATCTGCACATGGGCGGCTTCAGCTACGAGAACCTCGTGCCCCAGGGCGCGTTCCCGCTGACGCGGCGGCTGGAGTGGGTGGCGGCGGCGACCGCCGAGTACAGCCCGGAGCCGTACGAGCGGCTGGCCACCGTGCTGCGCGACTCCGGCGAGGACGAGGACGCCCGCGAGGTGCTGCTCGCCAAGCAGCGCCGCCGCCGCGAGACGCTGCCGCTCGCGGCCAAGCTGTGGGGGTACGCGCAGGACTGGACGGTCGCCTACGGCTACCGGCCCGGCCGTGCGGCCCTGTGGATGGCGGTGCTGTGGGCGGCGACGTCGATCGCGTTCTCGCACGCGAGCCATCCGCCGGTCGACGACGGCGGACATCCGCCCTGGAACGCGGCGCTGTTCGCCCTGGACCTGCTGCTGCCCGTGATCGACCTCGGACAGGTGGGCGTCTGGCAGCTGCGCGGCGGCTGGCAGTGGCTGGCCGCCGTGGTGATCCTGCTCGGCTGGATCCTGGCGACGACGGTGGCGGCCGGGGCGACACGGCTGCTGAGGCGCAGCTGA
- the hisD gene encoding histidinol dehydrogenase — MISRIDLRGDALPEGTALRDLLPRADFDVSAALEKVRPICEAVHHRGDAALIDYAEKFDGVRLEAVRVPAQALTDALERLDPAVRAALEESIRRARLVHRAQRRTSHTTQVVQGGSVTEKWVPVDRVGLYAPGGRSVYPSSVIMNAVPAQEAGVPSMALASPPQSEFDGLPHPTILAACALLGIDEVYAAGGAQAVAMFAYGTESCAPATMVTGPGNIWVAAAKRYFTGRIGIDTEAGPTEIAVLADETADPVHVAADLISQAEHDPLAAAVLVTDSPALADAVEKELEPQIAATKHIDDRIVPALTGRQSAIVLVDGVDEGLRVVDAYGAEHLEIQTADAAAVADRVRNAGAIFVGPWAPVSLGDYAAGSNHVLPTGGCACHSSGLSVQSFLRGIHIVDYTRDALADVAHHVVTLAEAEDLPAHGAAVKARFAGDERVSRGWKAAEGE, encoded by the coding sequence GTGATCTCCCGAATCGATCTGCGCGGCGACGCCCTCCCCGAGGGCACCGCCCTGCGCGACCTGCTGCCCCGAGCCGACTTCGACGTATCGGCCGCCCTGGAGAAGGTGCGACCGATCTGCGAGGCCGTGCATCATCGGGGGGACGCGGCGCTGATCGACTATGCGGAGAAGTTCGACGGCGTTCGGCTGGAAGCCGTGCGGGTCCCGGCGCAGGCCCTCACGGACGCCCTGGAGCGCCTCGACCCGGCCGTCCGCGCGGCCCTGGAGGAGTCCATCCGCCGGGCCCGTCTCGTCCACCGCGCGCAGCGCCGCACCTCGCACACCACCCAGGTCGTCCAGGGCGGCTCGGTCACCGAGAAGTGGGTGCCCGTCGACCGCGTCGGTCTCTACGCGCCCGGCGGCCGGTCCGTATACCCCTCGTCCGTGATCATGAACGCGGTCCCGGCGCAGGAGGCCGGCGTGCCCTCCATGGCGCTCGCCTCCCCGCCGCAGAGCGAGTTCGACGGCCTCCCCCACCCGACGATCCTCGCCGCCTGCGCCCTCCTCGGCATCGACGAGGTGTACGCGGCGGGCGGCGCCCAGGCCGTCGCGATGTTCGCGTACGGCACCGAGTCCTGCGCGCCGGCCACCATGGTCACCGGCCCCGGCAACATCTGGGTCGCCGCCGCCAAGCGGTACTTCACCGGCCGGATCGGCATCGACACCGAGGCGGGACCCACCGAGATCGCCGTCCTCGCCGACGAGACCGCCGACCCGGTGCACGTCGCCGCCGACCTGATCAGCCAGGCCGAGCACGACCCGCTGGCCGCGGCCGTCCTGGTCACCGACTCGCCGGCCCTCGCGGACGCGGTCGAGAAGGAACTGGAACCGCAGATCGCGGCCACCAAGCACATCGACGACCGGATCGTCCCCGCCCTGACGGGCCGGCAGTCCGCGATCGTCCTGGTCGACGGCGTCGACGAGGGCCTGCGCGTCGTCGACGCCTACGGAGCCGAACACCTGGAGATCCAGACGGCCGACGCGGCGGCGGTCGCCGACCGGGTCAGGAACGCCGGAGCGATCTTCGTCGGCCCCTGGGCGCCCGTCTCCCTCGGCGACTACGCGGCGGGCTCCAACCACGTCCTGCCCACCGGCGGCTGCGCCTGCCACTCCTCGGGCCTGTCCGTGCAGTCGTTCCTGCGCGGCATCCACATCGTCGACTACACGCGCGACGCGCTCGCCGACGTCGCGCACCACGTGGTGACCCTCGCGGAGGCGGAGGACCTGCCCGCGCACGGCGCGGCGGTCAAAGCACGTTTCGCCGGAGACGAACGAGTCTCGCGCGGCTGGAAGGCGGCCGAGGGCGAGTGA
- a CDS encoding histidinol-phosphate transaminase, with translation MTGIDDLPVRDELRGKSPYGAPQLDVAVRLNTNENPYPLPEPLVERIAERVREAARDLNRYPDRDAVQLRTELARYLTRTGGHHVGVENVWAANGSNEVIQQLLQTFGGPGRTAIGFEPSYSMHALIARGTGTGWIAGPRDEDFTIDPVAAERAVAEHRPDVVFLTTPNNPTGNALPSDTVLALYEAAQAAKPSMVIVDEAYVEFSHGASLLPLLEGRPNLVVSRTMSKAFGAAGLRLGYLAAHPAVVDAVQLVRLPYHLSAVTQATALAALEHTDTLLAYVERLKAERDRLVTELRAIGYEVTESDANFVQFGRFADAHDAWRRILDRGVLVRDNGVPGRLRVSAGTPAENDAFLDAVRELKKEQSA, from the coding sequence GTGACCGGCATCGACGACCTCCCCGTACGGGACGAGCTGCGCGGCAAGTCCCCCTACGGCGCGCCCCAGCTCGACGTCGCCGTACGGCTGAACACCAACGAGAACCCCTACCCGCTGCCCGAACCCCTCGTCGAGCGGATCGCCGAGCGGGTGCGTGAGGCCGCCCGCGACCTCAACCGCTACCCCGACCGGGACGCGGTGCAGCTGCGCACCGAACTGGCCCGCTATCTCACGAGGACCGGCGGCCACCACGTCGGCGTCGAGAACGTCTGGGCGGCCAACGGCTCCAACGAGGTCATCCAGCAGCTGCTGCAGACCTTCGGCGGCCCCGGCCGGACGGCTATCGGCTTCGAGCCCTCGTACTCGATGCACGCGCTGATCGCGCGCGGCACCGGCACGGGCTGGATCGCGGGCCCGCGCGACGAGGACTTCACCATCGACCCCGTCGCCGCCGAGCGGGCCGTCGCGGAGCACCGCCCCGACGTCGTCTTCCTCACCACCCCCAACAACCCCACCGGCAACGCCCTGCCGAGCGACACGGTCCTCGCGCTGTACGAGGCCGCGCAGGCGGCCAAGCCGTCGATGGTGATCGTGGACGAGGCCTACGTCGAGTTCAGCCACGGCGCGTCGCTGCTGCCGCTGCTCGAAGGACGGCCGAATCTCGTCGTCTCGCGGACGATGTCGAAGGCGTTCGGCGCGGCCGGGCTGCGCCTGGGCTACCTCGCCGCGCACCCGGCGGTCGTCGACGCCGTACAGCTCGTACGGCTGCCCTACCACCTGTCGGCCGTCACCCAGGCCACGGCCCTGGCCGCCCTGGAGCACACCGACACCCTGCTCGCGTACGTGGAGCGGCTGAAGGCCGAGCGGGACCGGCTGGTCACCGAACTGCGCGCGATCGGGTACGAGGTGACCGAGTCGGACGCCAACTTCGTGCAGTTCGGCCGCTTCGCGGACGCCCACGACGCGTGGCGGAGGATCCTCGACCGGGGCGTCCTGGTCAGAGACAACGGCGTACCGGGCCGACTGCGGGTCTCCGCGGGCACCCCGGCCGAGAACGACGCGTTCCTGGACGCGGTCCGTGAGTTGAAGAAGGAGCAGAGCGCATGA
- the hisB gene encoding imidazoleglycerol-phosphate dehydratase HisB → MSRVGRVERTTKETSVLVEIDLDGSGRVEVSTGVGFYDHMLDQLGRHGLFDLTVKTEGDLHIDSHHTIEDTALALGAAFKQALGDKVGIYRFGNCTVPLDESLAQVTVDLSGRPYLVHTEPENMAPMIGEYDTTMTRHILESFVAQAQIALHVHVPYGRNAHHIVECQFKALARALRYASERDPRAVGILPSTKGAL, encoded by the coding sequence ATGAGCCGCGTCGGAAGAGTGGAGCGCACCACCAAGGAGACGTCGGTCCTCGTCGAGATCGACCTCGACGGGTCCGGCCGGGTCGAGGTGTCGACGGGCGTCGGCTTCTACGACCACATGCTCGACCAGCTCGGCCGGCACGGTCTGTTCGACCTGACCGTGAAGACCGAGGGCGACCTGCACATCGACTCGCACCACACCATCGAGGACACCGCCCTCGCCCTGGGTGCCGCCTTCAAGCAGGCGCTCGGCGACAAGGTCGGCATCTACCGCTTCGGCAACTGCACGGTCCCGCTGGACGAGTCCCTCGCCCAGGTCACCGTCGACCTGTCCGGCCGCCCCTACCTCGTGCACACCGAGCCCGAGAACATGGCGCCGATGATCGGCGAGTACGACACGACGATGACCCGGCACATCCTGGAGTCCTTCGTCGCCCAGGCCCAGATCGCCCTGCACGTCCACGTGCCTTACGGACGCAACGCGCACCACATCGTGGAGTGCCAGTTCAAGGCGCTGGCCCGGGCGCTGCGCTACGCCTCCGAGCGCGACCCGCGCGCCGTCGGCATCCTCCCCTCCACCAAGGGCGCGCTGTGA
- the hisH gene encoding imidazole glycerol phosphate synthase subunit HisH, with the protein MELSGARKVVVFDYGFGNVRSAERALARAGAEVEITRDYDTAMNADGLLVPGVGAFAACMKGLRGARGDWIIGRRLAGGRPVMGICVGMQILFARGIEHGVETEGLDEWPGAVEPLRADIVPHMGWNTVEAPAGSRLFAGLDADARFYFVHSYAVHDWSLDVTNPAMRAPLVTWATHGEPFVAAVENGALWATQFHPEKSGDAGAQLLTNWIGTL; encoded by the coding sequence GTGGAATTGAGCGGCGCCAGGAAGGTCGTCGTCTTCGACTACGGCTTCGGGAACGTGCGCTCCGCCGAGCGCGCCCTCGCCCGCGCCGGCGCGGAGGTCGAGATCACCCGTGACTACGACACGGCGATGAACGCGGACGGGCTGCTGGTGCCCGGCGTCGGCGCGTTCGCCGCCTGCATGAAGGGCCTCCGGGGGGCCCGCGGCGACTGGATCATCGGCCGCCGGCTGGCGGGCGGACGCCCCGTGATGGGCATCTGCGTGGGCATGCAGATCCTCTTCGCGCGCGGCATCGAGCACGGCGTGGAGACCGAGGGCCTCGACGAGTGGCCGGGCGCGGTCGAGCCGCTGCGGGCCGACATCGTGCCCCACATGGGCTGGAACACCGTCGAGGCACCGGCGGGCTCGCGGCTCTTCGCGGGACTCGACGCCGACGCGCGCTTCTACTTCGTCCACTCGTACGCCGTCCACGACTGGTCCCTGGACGTCACGAACCCGGCGATGCGCGCGCCCCTGGTCACCTGGGCGACGCACGGCGAACCCTTCGTGGCGGCCGTCGAGAACGGCGCCCTGTGGGCCACCCAGTTCCACCCCGAGAAGTCCGGCGACGCCGGAGCCCAGCTCCTCACCAACTGGATCGGAACACTGTGA